One Aster yellows witches'-broom phytoplasma AYWB DNA segment encodes these proteins:
- the pheS gene encoding phenylalanine--tRNA ligase subunit alpha, with the protein MQTKIKKLIAQFHTSLQKNKYDLDKLMILDKEFLGKKGILFELTQELKNLPHAQKSVAGKLINFLKQEIIFTLQKEKETLKRNQLNAKILQEEIDPTLPAFNFCQGSTHPLNQIIEKIEDLFLSLGYEIKEGNEIETLFYNFEMLNMGKGHPAREMQDSFYIDSQKLLRTHTSNIQVKEMKARQGKPLKIISSGKVYRKDDDDATHSHQFMQLEGLVIDKNINFSVLKETLLLITKELFGNSQEIHLRPSYFPFTEPSIEVDLVITKKDGTKEYLEILGAGLVHPQVLKNANYDPEKYQGFAFGIGIERIAMIKYQIENIRYFYANDIRFLKQFARNADNENY; encoded by the coding sequence ATGCAAACCAAAATCAAAAAATTAATCGCACAATTCCACACCAGTTTACAAAAAAACAAATATGATTTAGACAAATTAATGATCTTAGACAAAGAATTTTTAGGCAAAAAAGGTATCTTGTTTGAACTTACCCAAGAACTAAAAAACCTCCCTCATGCCCAAAAATCAGTTGCAGGCAAGTTAATTAACTTTTTAAAACAAGAAATTATTTTCACTTTACAAAAAGAAAAAGAAACTTTAAAAAGAAACCAACTAAACGCCAAAATACTCCAAGAAGAAATTGATCCTACTTTACCAGCATTTAATTTTTGCCAAGGAAGCACTCACCCCCTTAATCAAATCATTGAAAAAATTGAAGATTTGTTTTTATCTTTGGGCTATGAAATTAAAGAAGGCAACGAAATCGAAACCCTTTTTTATAATTTTGAAATGCTCAACATGGGCAAAGGCCATCCCGCAAGAGAAATGCAAGACTCTTTTTATATTGATTCTCAAAAACTTTTGCGAACACATACTTCCAACATCCAAGTTAAAGAAATGAAAGCTCGCCAGGGAAAACCCCTCAAAATTATTTCTTCTGGAAAAGTTTACCGCAAAGACGATGATGATGCTACCCATAGCCATCAATTTATGCAACTCGAAGGGCTTGTAATTGATAAAAACATTAATTTTTCCGTTCTCAAAGAAACTCTTTTACTCATTACCAAAGAATTATTTGGAAATTCTCAAGAAATTCACTTAAGACCGTCTTATTTTCCCTTTACCGAACCAAGTATTGAAGTTGATTTAGTAATTACCAAAAAAGATGGAACCAAAGAATATTTAGAAATTTTAGGAGCTGGTTTAGTTCATCCCCAAGTTCTTAAAAACGCCAATTATGACCCTGAAAAATATCAAGGTTTTGCCTTTGGAATAGGTATTGAAAGAATTGCTATGATTAAATATCAAATTGAAAATATTAGATATTTTTATGCCAATGATATTCGCTTTTTAAAACAATTTGCAAGGAACGCCGACAATGAAAATTATTGA